A portion of the Thunnus albacares chromosome 5, fThuAlb1.1, whole genome shotgun sequence genome contains these proteins:
- the fkbpl gene encoding FK506-binding protein-like isoform X1: MSASHCFKCLSFDYPKEDILVSVPNTKQAMDPVHPLEQLRGNSDHDGIDVTSWVSVCPRGLWKVQQKWTRKGSQQTVSNSADDASRSSSYCPRMGSLCRVRVRLKADVDEAESSVSEKGDEKLSDQPDQLVTDLTEAVAAAFPRCHDSVLQVPLGDWTTLRLGEGQCDITEACVEGMRAGEECEILLSPVGNGPDVSINQPAEEKLPLCATIELQVFTPGRESWEMSPAEKWEWVKSHKERGGVRFRSGDVWGAADSYSRALKLLITLHGRVREAENKGQEAEEQKDTNTSDETQHLPSANEFKTIKAELHSNLSLCQLKLNQPEQAKASAAKATQLEPAGAKAWYRLGQACQMLNELEEARQAFRELLKLQPESASALKALKHIASREKETNAQLGLRLSKMFS; encoded by the exons ATGTCTGCAAGCCACTGCTTTAAGTGCTTAAGCTTTGATTATCCCAAAGAAGACATTTTAGTCTCAGtcccaaacacaaaacaag CAATGGATCCCGTTCACCCTCTAGAACAACTGCGTGGTAATAGTGATCATGACGGCATTGATGTCACCTCCTGGGTGTCAGTGTGTCCCAGAGGCCTCTGGAAGGTCCAGCAAAAGTGGACACGCAAAGGGAGTCAACAGACTGTTTCTAATAGTGCAGATGATGCAT CACGGTCATCCAGTTACTGTCCAAGGATGGGCTCACTGTGTCGTGTCCGAGTGAGGCTGAAGGCTGACGTGGATGAAGCAGAGAGTTCAGTATCTGAAAAAGGAGACGAGAAGCTGTCAGATCAACCTGACCAGTTAGTTACTGACCTTACAGAAGCAGTGGCCGCAGCCTTTCCTAGGTGTCATGACTCTGTGCTGCAGGTCCCGCTGGGTGATTGGACTACACTCAGGCTGGGGGAGGGTCAGTGCGATATCACAGAAGCATGTGTGGAAGGGATGAGAGCTGGAGAAGAATGTGAG ATTCTACTTTCTCCTGTGGGAAATGGACCAGATGTCTCAATTAACcagcctgcagaggaaaaacTGCCTTTATGTGCCACCATTGAACTCCAAGTGTTCACACCAGGCAGGGAATCCTGGGAGATGTCTCCTGCTGAAAAATGGGAGTGGGTGAAGTCACACAAAGAGAGGGGTGGAGTGAGATTCAGGAGTGGGGATGTGTGGGGGGCTGCAGACAGCTACAGCCGGGCCCTTAAACTCCTCATCACGCTCCATGGTCGtgtcagagaggcagagaatAAAGGACAAGAAGCGGAggaacaaaaagacacaaacaccaGTGATGAAACACAGCACCTTCCTTCAGCTAATGAATTCAAAACCATCAAAGCAGAGCTCCACTCAAACCTGTCCTTGTGCCAGCTCAAACTGAACCAACCAGAGCAGGCAAAGGCCAGCGCTGCCAAGGCCACACAGCTGGAACCTGCTGGGGCTAAAGCTTGGTACCGGCTGGGCCAGGCCTGCCAGATGTTGAATGAGCTGGAGGAAGCCAGGCAGGCATTTAGGGAATTGCTGAAGCTCCAGCCAGAATCAGCCTCTGCTTTGAAGGCACTTAAACACATAGCaagtagagagaaagagacaaacgCACAGTTGGGACTGAGACTTAGCAAAATGTTTAGCTAG
- the fkbpl gene encoding FK506-binding protein-like isoform X2 has protein sequence MDPVHPLEQLRGNSDHDGIDVTSWVSVCPRGLWKVQQKWTRKGSQQTVSNSADDASRSSSYCPRMGSLCRVRVRLKADVDEAESSVSEKGDEKLSDQPDQLVTDLTEAVAAAFPRCHDSVLQVPLGDWTTLRLGEGQCDITEACVEGMRAGEECEILLSPVGNGPDVSINQPAEEKLPLCATIELQVFTPGRESWEMSPAEKWEWVKSHKERGGVRFRSGDVWGAADSYSRALKLLITLHGRVREAENKGQEAEEQKDTNTSDETQHLPSANEFKTIKAELHSNLSLCQLKLNQPEQAKASAAKATQLEPAGAKAWYRLGQACQMLNELEEARQAFRELLKLQPESASALKALKHIASREKETNAQLGLRLSKMFS, from the exons ATGGATCCCGTTCACCCTCTAGAACAACTGCGTGGTAATAGTGATCATGACGGCATTGATGTCACCTCCTGGGTGTCAGTGTGTCCCAGAGGCCTCTGGAAGGTCCAGCAAAAGTGGACACGCAAAGGGAGTCAACAGACTGTTTCTAATAGTGCAGATGATGCAT CACGGTCATCCAGTTACTGTCCAAGGATGGGCTCACTGTGTCGTGTCCGAGTGAGGCTGAAGGCTGACGTGGATGAAGCAGAGAGTTCAGTATCTGAAAAAGGAGACGAGAAGCTGTCAGATCAACCTGACCAGTTAGTTACTGACCTTACAGAAGCAGTGGCCGCAGCCTTTCCTAGGTGTCATGACTCTGTGCTGCAGGTCCCGCTGGGTGATTGGACTACACTCAGGCTGGGGGAGGGTCAGTGCGATATCACAGAAGCATGTGTGGAAGGGATGAGAGCTGGAGAAGAATGTGAG ATTCTACTTTCTCCTGTGGGAAATGGACCAGATGTCTCAATTAACcagcctgcagaggaaaaacTGCCTTTATGTGCCACCATTGAACTCCAAGTGTTCACACCAGGCAGGGAATCCTGGGAGATGTCTCCTGCTGAAAAATGGGAGTGGGTGAAGTCACACAAAGAGAGGGGTGGAGTGAGATTCAGGAGTGGGGATGTGTGGGGGGCTGCAGACAGCTACAGCCGGGCCCTTAAACTCCTCATCACGCTCCATGGTCGtgtcagagaggcagagaatAAAGGACAAGAAGCGGAggaacaaaaagacacaaacaccaGTGATGAAACACAGCACCTTCCTTCAGCTAATGAATTCAAAACCATCAAAGCAGAGCTCCACTCAAACCTGTCCTTGTGCCAGCTCAAACTGAACCAACCAGAGCAGGCAAAGGCCAGCGCTGCCAAGGCCACACAGCTGGAACCTGCTGGGGCTAAAGCTTGGTACCGGCTGGGCCAGGCCTGCCAGATGTTGAATGAGCTGGAGGAAGCCAGGCAGGCATTTAGGGAATTGCTGAAGCTCCAGCCAGAATCAGCCTCTGCTTTGAAGGCACTTAAACACATAGCaagtagagagaaagagacaaacgCACAGTTGGGACTGAGACTTAGCAAAATGTTTAGCTAG
- the LOC122982403 gene encoding 3-beta-hydroxysteroid-Delta(8),Delta(7)-isomerase, translating to MMDTASATGVLHPYWPRDLLIPTYVANDRSMSEILVFLFSVSGVFLLVTWLITGRKGATGRLGTWRRLAVCWFAVCGFIHSVIEGWFSLYYDIIPGDQRFLSQLWKEYSKGDSRYVIADNFTVCMETVTALLWGPFSFWAVFAFLTNKPYRFVLQLIISSGQLYGVVLYFYTEHKDGYAHSELGHPIYFWFYFVFMNVLWIVIPLMLIVDAWKQLSAAQMHTDNTKSHKSKRN from the exons ATGATGGACACTGCTTCAGCAACTGGAGTTCTTCACCCCTACTGGCCACGAGACCTTTTGATTCCCACCTATGTTGCTAATGATCGATCTATGTCAGAGATCCTGGTGTTCCTGTTTTCCGTGTCTGGGGTGTTTCTACTCGTCACCTGGCTGATCACCGGCCGGAAAGGGGCCACCGGCAGGCTGGGGACATGGAGGCGTCTGGCTGTGTGCTGGTTTGCCGTTTGTGGTTTTATCCATAGCGTCATTGAGGGCTGGTTCTCGCTGTATTATGATATTATTCCAGGGGACCAGCGCTTCCTCTCACAATTGT GGAAAGAATATTCCAAAGGAGATAGTCGATATGTAAT AGCGGATAACTTCACTGTGTGTATGGAGACTGTCACTGCATTGTTATGGGGACCGTTCAGCTTTTGGGCTGTGTTTGCCTTCTTGACTAACAAGCCCTACAGATTTGTTCTGCAACTCATTATTTCATCAG GTCAGCTGTACGGAGTAGTGCTTTACTTCTACACAGAGCACAAAGATGGCTACGCTCACAGTGAGCTGGGACACCCGATCTACTTCTGGTTCTACTTTGTGTTCATGAATGTGCTGTGGATTGTCATACCACTGATGCTCATTGTGGACGCGTGGAAACAGCTGTCGGCAGCTCAGatgcacacagacaacacaaaGTCACACAAGTCTAAGAGGAACTGA
- the ccdc115 gene encoding coiled-coil domain-containing protein 115 — protein sequence MGVTELEEPSLLLDEKLLRFMDQLELLEEKRASLNSLIEQGWFSMSKARYSMGNKQVSALQYASEIEPLVCVHARSLDNGKMEFCTERVSQKCSNESGKDGMRSIEDIGPQEEGVRRRIKSKKDITEKEASEEACSEKAPEVPPVRKSDQNPQQDPLKWFGILVPQSLKQAQSSFKQVIELSAEIATLQTAVLNTRQDLMHSMKDKHTLQEKTSAAQLDKD from the exons ATGGGTGTGACGGAATTGGAGGAACCTTCTCTGTTACTGGACGAAAAGCTGCTCCGTTTCATGGACCAGCTGGAGTTACTGGAGGAGAAACGAGCCTCTCTCAACTCTCTCATAGAGCAG GGATGGTTTTCCATGTCCAAGGCACGATATTCCATGGGAAACAAACAGGTCTCAGCTCTTCAGTATGCAAGTGAGATTGAGCCGCTCGTCTGTGTCCATGCAAG ATCACTGGACAATGGGAAGATGGAGTTCTGCACAGAAAGAGTGTCACAAAAGTGTAGTAATGAGTCTGGAAAAGATGGCATGAGGTCAATAGAGGATATTGGCCCTCAAGAAGAAG GTGTCAGGAGaagaataaaatcaaaaaaagatATCACAGAAAAAGAGGCCAGTGAAGAAGCATGTAGTGAGAAAGCTCCTGAAGTTCCTCCTGTAAGAAAAAGTGACCAGAATCCTCAGCAAGACCCACTGAAATGGTTTGGGATTTTGGTGCCACAATCCCTAAAACAAGCACAGTCGTCATTCAAGCAAG TAATAGAGCTGTCTGCTGAGATTGCAACCCTTCAGACTGCAGTTTTGAACACCAGACAGGACCTGATGCACAGCatgaaagacaaacacactctACAGGAGAAAACCTCAGCAGCTCAGTTGGACAAGGACTAA